A genomic window from Acinetobacter chinensis includes:
- a CDS encoding dynamin family protein, with product MIHNSIQTFIHATETLDQPKKDIVAHLDKMHTWHQQLARNLNDQRLNSHGLTSESLIALDIATLNAQLDHYLNHWETQSDTLHAAQSVADHFDDKIILLIFGKFNAGKSSLCNVLAECFHRHQQSVEYFYLEDGKIVESQDRFKEGATETTTRLQGVCLGKNLILLDTPGLHSVTPENADLTQRFLDSADGVLWLSSSSSPGQVKELAALGQELRRHKPLLPVITRSDYFEEDEVDGDICQVLCNKSPEQRNLQEKDVHTRAMDQLIEMHVDPSLLQSPISTSSQMLKNADFNNQEMLSAGFNRLFNALLHLIQPALAYKQRKPAEALLHHLQEQILMPLQMELVPQLNQLQQDLNHARDTLMQSKEQIITQTWRGIISTLPGLLEQFAEQQAVDELYSTLTQQTEQLLSQQISDILVDYQLQSLPFETLKFAEHLTYEVIYADDAKEILAIGHDRLYAEISQTLWQKLDVYTDKIITQSQSVLSHIQDQIETVQQDLINDEQELQYIAQHLRMKDLEQA from the coding sequence ATGATCCATAACTCAATTCAAACTTTCATTCATGCCACCGAAACCCTTGATCAGCCTAAAAAAGATATTGTTGCACATTTAGATAAAATGCATACCTGGCATCAACAGCTGGCGCGCAATCTCAATGATCAGCGTTTAAACAGTCATGGGCTAACTTCAGAAAGTTTAATAGCACTGGATATTGCGACACTCAATGCCCAACTTGACCATTACCTCAACCATTGGGAAACCCAGTCAGATACCTTGCATGCTGCGCAATCCGTCGCAGATCACTTTGACGACAAAATTATTTTGCTGATTTTTGGAAAATTCAATGCCGGTAAAAGCTCTTTATGTAATGTATTGGCAGAATGTTTTCACAGACATCAGCAAAGTGTTGAGTATTTTTATCTTGAAGATGGAAAAATTGTTGAAAGTCAGGATCGTTTTAAAGAAGGTGCAACAGAAACCACCACACGTTTACAAGGTGTCTGTTTAGGTAAGAATTTAATCCTGCTGGATACCCCAGGATTGCATTCAGTAACACCTGAAAATGCAGACTTAACTCAACGCTTTCTGGACAGTGCCGATGGCGTACTGTGGTTAAGCAGTTCATCTTCACCAGGTCAAGTCAAAGAATTAGCCGCTTTGGGACAAGAATTACGTCGACATAAACCTTTGTTGCCTGTGATCACCCGTAGTGATTATTTTGAAGAAGATGAGGTGGATGGTGATATTTGTCAGGTCTTATGTAATAAAAGCCCTGAGCAACGCAATTTACAGGAAAAAGATGTACATACCCGTGCGATGGATCAACTCATTGAAATGCACGTTGATCCGAGCCTGCTGCAATCCCCGATTTCCACATCCTCACAGATGCTGAAAAATGCTGATTTCAATAATCAGGAAATGCTAAGTGCCGGTTTTAATCGTTTATTTAATGCATTACTGCATTTGATCCAACCTGCTTTGGCGTATAAACAGCGCAAACCTGCAGAAGCCTTACTACACCATTTGCAGGAACAGATCTTAATGCCGTTACAGATGGAGCTTGTCCCTCAATTAAATCAATTACAGCAGGATCTGAATCATGCACGTGATACATTGATGCAAAGCAAGGAACAGATCATTACCCAAACCTGGCGCGGTATAATTTCAACACTGCCAGGTCTGCTGGAACAATTTGCTGAACAACAGGCAGTGGATGAGCTTTACAGCACTTTGACACAACAGACGGAGCAGCTTCTGTCACAACAGATCTCAGATATCCTGGTTGATTATCAACTGCAGAGTCTTCCGTTTGAAACTCTAAAATTCGCTGAGCATCTCACCTATGAAGTCATTTATGCTGATGATGCAAAAGAAATCTTAGCCATTGGACATGATCGTCTGTATGCTGAAATTTCACAAACCTTATGGCAAAAACTCGATGTTTATACCGATAAAATCATTACCCAATCCCAGTCAGTACTGAGCCATATCCAGGACCAGATTGAAACTGTTCAGCAGGATTTAATCAACGATGAACAGGAGCTGCAATATATTGCACAGCATTTAAGAATGAAGGATTTAGAGCAGGCATAA
- the pcaF gene encoding 3-oxoadipyl-CoA thiolase, which yields MKNAYIIDAIRTPFGRYAGGLAPIRADDLGALPIKALMERNPSVDWELIDDVIYGCANQAGEDNRNVGRMSALLAGVPYQVPATTVNRLCGSSLDAVAMAARAIKAGEADLIIAGGVESMSRAPLVMGKSDSAYGRSQKLEDTTMGWRFINPKLKEMYGVETMPQTAENVAEQFNINRADQDKFALESQQRTAAAQAKGFFAKEIIAVTIPQRKGDAIVVDTDEHPRASTTLEGLNKLKPVVKADGTVTAGNASGINDGAAALLIASDEAIEKYNLKARAKIIGATTVGVEPRIMGFGPAPAIKKLLAQTGLGLEQIDVIELNEAFAAQALAVTRDLGLEDGATHVNPNGGAIAIGHPLGASGARLVTTALNQLEAIGGKYALCSMCIGVGQGIALIIERV from the coding sequence ATGAAAAACGCATACATCATTGACGCCATCCGTACCCCATTCGGACGTTATGCAGGTGGTTTAGCACCTATCCGTGCAGATGACTTAGGCGCATTACCAATCAAAGCTCTAATGGAACGTAATCCATCTGTGGACTGGGAATTGATTGATGACGTGATCTATGGCTGTGCCAACCAGGCAGGTGAAGATAACCGTAATGTCGGACGTATGTCTGCACTTTTAGCAGGTGTTCCCTACCAAGTACCTGCAACCACAGTCAACCGTTTATGTGGCTCATCTTTAGATGCAGTGGCAATGGCAGCCCGTGCAATCAAAGCAGGTGAAGCGGATTTGATCATTGCAGGTGGTGTAGAAAGCATGAGCCGTGCGCCATTGGTAATGGGTAAATCTGACAGTGCATACGGTCGTAGTCAAAAACTCGAAGACACCACCATGGGTTGGCGTTTTATCAATCCAAAGCTGAAAGAAATGTATGGTGTTGAGACCATGCCACAAACGGCTGAAAATGTGGCTGAACAATTCAATATCAATCGAGCTGATCAAGACAAATTTGCCTTAGAAAGCCAGCAACGTACTGCTGCTGCACAAGCCAAAGGCTTCTTTGCTAAAGAAATCATTGCTGTCACCATTCCACAGCGTAAAGGTGATGCCATTGTCGTCGATACCGATGAACATCCACGTGCGTCAACTACACTTGAAGGATTAAACAAACTTAAACCCGTGGTCAAAGCCGATGGTACTGTCACTGCGGGAAATGCTTCAGGGATTAATGATGGTGCTGCTGCATTATTGATTGCTTCCGATGAAGCCATTGAAAAGTACAATTTAAAAGCCCGCGCTAAAATTATTGGTGCGACTACTGTAGGCGTTGAACCTCGCATCATGGGTTTTGGTCCTGCGCCTGCAATTAAAAAGTTACTTGCACAAACAGGTCTAGGTTTAGAGCAAATAGATGTGATTGAACTGAATGAAGCGTTTGCAGCACAAGCTTTGGCTGTCACTCGCGATTTAGGTTTAGAAGATGGTGCAACACACGTTAATCCGAATGGTGGAGCAATTGCAATTGGTCATCCGCTCGGTGCATCTGGTGCACGTCTAGTCACCACAGCACTAAATCAACTTGAAGCCATTGGTGGCAAATATGCCCTATGTTCAATGTGTATTGGTGTAGGTCAAGGCATCGCTTTGATTATTGAACGGGTTTAA
- a CDS encoding muconate/chloromuconate family cycloisomerase, which yields MYKSIETLLVDIPTIRPHKMAVATMQTQTLVLVKVSTEDGFIGWGEATTIGGLGYGEESPESVKTNIETYFAPLLKTLNNLNVAQTMQTINRNINGNRFAKCAIQTALLDIQAQRLGLPLSEVLGGRLRDSISVLWVLASGNTEKDIAEAQKMIESKRHNVFKLKIGSRPVEQDVEHVLTIKKALGDDISIRVDVNRAWSELTAIKGIQMLQDGGIDLIEQPCAINNIDAMERLTRKFDIAIMADESLMGPQSAYELAKRNAASVFAVKVAQSGGLIEGCEVGKIASLAGIDLYGGTMLEGPVGTVASAHVFSTFSNLAYGTELFGPLLLTEQILKTPLQYENFELKIPAGHGLGIELDEDKIDNLRRQ from the coding sequence ATGTATAAATCCATAGAAACATTGCTTGTTGATATTCCAACCATCCGTCCGCATAAGATGGCGGTTGCAACAATGCAAACCCAAACCTTAGTACTGGTCAAAGTAAGTACGGAAGACGGCTTTATCGGCTGGGGCGAAGCGACCACAATCGGTGGCTTAGGCTATGGTGAAGAAAGTCCTGAAAGTGTTAAAACCAATATTGAAACTTATTTTGCGCCCTTATTAAAAACTTTAAACAATTTAAACGTCGCACAAACGATGCAAACGATTAACCGTAATATCAATGGTAACCGTTTTGCTAAATGCGCAATTCAGACTGCATTACTGGATATCCAGGCACAGCGTTTAGGCTTACCTTTAAGTGAAGTCTTAGGCGGACGTTTACGTGACAGCATTTCAGTCCTTTGGGTTCTTGCATCTGGCAATACTGAAAAAGATATTGCCGAAGCGCAAAAAATGATTGAAAGCAAACGTCATAATGTCTTCAAACTGAAAATCGGTTCACGCCCTGTGGAACAGGATGTTGAACATGTCTTAACCATAAAGAAAGCCTTAGGTGATGACATTTCCATTCGTGTTGATGTCAATCGTGCCTGGTCTGAACTGACTGCAATTAAAGGCATTCAGATGCTGCAGGATGGTGGCATTGATCTGATCGAACAACCTTGTGCCATCAACAATATTGATGCTATGGAACGCTTAACCCGTAAGTTTGATATTGCCATCATGGCTGATGAATCTTTGATGGGACCACAAAGCGCTTATGAACTGGCTAAACGTAATGCTGCTTCTGTTTTTGCAGTTAAAGTCGCACAGTCTGGCGGTTTAATCGAAGGCTGCGAAGTAGGGAAAATTGCCAGTTTAGCAGGGATCGACCTTTATGGTGGCACCATGCTTGAAGGTCCTGTGGGCACAGTGGCATCAGCACATGTATTCTCTACATTCAGTAACTTAGCTTATGGCACTGAACTTTTTGGTCCATTACTGCTGACTGAACAGATTTTAAAAACACCACTTCAATACGAAAACTTTGAGCTAAAAATTCCAGCGGGTCATGGCTTAGGGATTGAACTGGATGAAGACAAAATCGACAACCTGCGTCGTCAATAA
- a CDS encoding 3-oxoacid CoA-transferase subunit B, with the protein MSYSKLSRDQIAERVAQDIPDGAYVNLGIGLPTKISNYLPSDKDVFLHSENGLLAFGPPPEAGQEDPELINAGKEFVTMLTGGCFFHHGDSFAMMRGGHLDIAVLGAFQVAENGDLANWHTGAPDAIPAVGGAMDLAVGAKKVFITTDHVTKKGEPKIVAELSYPATGLKCVDRIYTDLCVIDVTTEGMKVIEKVDGLSFDELQSMTGAKLIDATN; encoded by the coding sequence ATGAGTTATAGCAAATTAAGCCGTGATCAAATTGCTGAACGTGTTGCCCAGGACATTCCAGATGGTGCTTATGTGAATCTGGGTATTGGCTTACCGACCAAGATTTCAAATTACCTACCATCAGACAAAGACGTATTTTTACACTCTGAAAATGGTTTATTGGCTTTTGGTCCCCCACCTGAAGCTGGACAGGAAGACCCAGAACTGATCAATGCAGGTAAAGAATTCGTCACTATGCTGACGGGTGGTTGCTTCTTCCATCATGGTGATTCATTTGCAATGATGCGTGGAGGTCACTTAGACATCGCTGTTCTGGGTGCTTTCCAAGTGGCTGAAAATGGTGACTTAGCCAACTGGCATACAGGCGCACCAGATGCGATTCCTGCAGTTGGTGGTGCAATGGATTTAGCGGTTGGCGCAAAGAAAGTCTTTATCACCACAGACCATGTCACTAAAAAAGGCGAACCAAAAATCGTCGCTGAACTGTCTTATCCTGCTACAGGTTTGAAATGTGTAGACCGTATTTATACAGACCTTTGTGTGATTGATGTGACTACTGAGGGCATGAAAGTCATAGAAAAAGTGGATGGTCTTTCATTTGACGAATTACAGTCAATGACGGGTGCTAAGTTGATTGATGCAACAAACTAA
- a CDS encoding GTPase has product MDIHTFDTATHDILAILPEYDMPLARLRAILQAGQIPTVTVIGKYNHGKSRLLNELIGNDIFSVADKRETVNLSEHLQHNIRWLDAPGLDADVAAIDDQYAQDAMWNKADIRLMIHSVREGEFDPFELQLFQQFEQDTEQTQRQSILVLTQIDQIPNQTVLAHIIDSIQKQAPAATILPVSATRHRQGVENSKQLLVERSGIPELQQKLSNMVDKVPTVRQFEKSKIFADLKKQLSHQQATTETNIQQLDNTLQHQRQAFEHDLNQILDKVRQDLQPILHISGLDDSLEPDSFANMYKLTAGKRDRNRIQVAYSRACIEINSHLVRYGVVGLPDAQKSNVRSLDTVMVAVLGVSVKLRKDLKLIFEDESGRERLRREFAHYFELSTDRMHLKQQLQDLQQQLQRITQAQQASKTLEQAS; this is encoded by the coding sequence ATGGATATTCATACTTTCGATACTGCAACCCACGATATTTTAGCCATTCTCCCAGAATACGATATGCCATTGGCTCGGTTGCGTGCCATATTACAGGCAGGTCAGATTCCAACGGTTACCGTTATTGGCAAGTATAATCATGGTAAAAGCCGACTGTTAAATGAACTGATTGGTAACGATATTTTCTCTGTGGCAGATAAAAGAGAAACTGTAAATCTCTCTGAACATTTGCAACATAATATTCGTTGGTTAGATGCACCTGGCTTAGATGCCGATGTTGCAGCTATTGATGATCAATATGCTCAAGATGCCATGTGGAATAAAGCAGATATTCGCCTGATGATCCATTCTGTGCGTGAAGGTGAATTTGATCCTTTTGAATTACAATTATTTCAACAATTCGAGCAAGATACAGAGCAAACACAACGCCAAAGTATTTTGGTACTAACACAAATTGACCAAATCCCAAATCAAACTGTCTTAGCTCACATCATTGACAGTATTCAAAAACAAGCCCCTGCTGCAACTATTTTACCTGTATCTGCGACACGCCATCGTCAAGGTGTAGAAAACTCAAAACAGCTTTTAGTAGAGCGTAGTGGTATCCCTGAGTTACAACAAAAACTCAGCAATATGGTTGATAAAGTTCCAACCGTACGCCAATTCGAAAAAAGTAAGATTTTTGCAGATCTCAAAAAACAACTGTCACATCAACAAGCAACTACCGAAACGAATATTCAGCAACTTGACAATACACTACAACACCAACGCCAAGCCTTTGAACATGATTTAAATCAAATCTTGGATAAAGTACGTCAAGACTTACAACCCATTCTGCATATTTCTGGACTAGATGATTCATTAGAACCAGATTCATTTGCCAATATGTATAAGTTAACTGCTGGCAAACGTGATCGTAACCGCATTCAAGTGGCTTACTCCCGTGCATGTATTGAAATTAACAGTCATCTGGTGCGTTATGGTGTGGTGGGTTTACCTGATGCACAAAAAAGTAATGTGCGTAGCTTAGACACAGTCATGGTTGCAGTATTGGGTGTCTCCGTCAAACTTCGTAAAGATTTAAAGCTCATTTTTGAAGATGAATCAGGACGTGAACGTTTACGCCGTGAATTTGCCCATTATTTTGAATTATCCACTGATCGAATGCATCTGAAACAGCAATTACAGGATTTACAGCAACAGCTTCAGCGCATTACGCAAGCTCAACAGGCATCAAAGACTTTGGAGCAAGCATCATGA
- the catM gene encoding cis,cis-muconate-binding transcription regulator CatM — MELRHLRYFVTVVEEQSITKAAEKLCIAQPPLSRQIQKLEEELGITLFERGSRPVKTTEAGMFFYEHAVQILTHTAQATSMARRINAVDKTVRIGYVGSLLYALLPQIIYLFRQRHPDIHVELIECGTRDQIEALKVGKIDIGFGRLRLTDPSIKRLLLRKERLKLAVHKNHHLAEFINTGVYLSQILDESIFSYPLTPKPNFSTLIQSIFTELGLVPKKLSEVREIHLALGLVSSGEGICLIPESASDIGMKNLIYIPVLDLEAYSPISLSVRNMDQSAYIPYILECIKEVFEEEGKPIQLNED, encoded by the coding sequence ATGGAGTTACGACATTTACGTTATTTTGTAACTGTTGTTGAAGAGCAAAGTATTACCAAAGCTGCTGAGAAATTGTGTATTGCTCAACCACCTTTGAGCCGGCAAATTCAGAAATTAGAAGAAGAGTTAGGCATTACCTTGTTTGAACGTGGTTCCCGTCCTGTTAAAACCACTGAGGCAGGGATGTTCTTTTATGAGCATGCAGTACAGATATTGACCCATACAGCGCAAGCGACTTCAATGGCTCGACGTATTAATGCAGTGGATAAGACGGTGCGAATCGGTTATGTGGGTTCACTGCTGTACGCATTATTACCACAGATTATTTATTTATTCCGGCAGCGTCATCCTGATATTCACGTGGAATTAATTGAGTGCGGAACGCGGGATCAGATTGAAGCCTTGAAAGTAGGTAAAATTGATATCGGTTTTGGACGTCTGAGATTAACTGATCCATCCATTAAGCGCTTATTATTGCGCAAAGAACGCCTTAAACTGGCTGTGCATAAAAATCATCATCTGGCGGAGTTTATCAACACAGGCGTGTATTTATCACAAATACTTGATGAGTCGATTTTTTCCTATCCTCTTACACCCAAACCTAATTTTTCAACATTGATTCAGTCGATTTTTACTGAACTGGGGCTGGTGCCGAAAAAACTGAGCGAAGTCCGTGAAATTCATTTAGCTCTTGGTCTGGTTTCCTCAGGAGAAGGGATTTGCCTGATTCCAGAAAGTGCCAGTGATATTGGGATGAAAAATTTAATTTATATCCCGGTTTTAGATCTGGAAGCCTACAGTCCTATTTCCTTATCAGTGCGGAATATGGATCAGAGCGCGTATATTCCTTATATTTTAGAATGCATTAAAGAAGTGTTTGAGGAAGAAGGAAAGCCGATTCAACTGAATGAAGATTAA
- the pcaD gene encoding 3-oxoadipate enol-lactonase has protein sequence MPKFTSNDAEINYQTFGDENNPAIVFSNSLGTKFTMWQPQIDTLQNDFYVICYDTRGHGQSSAPQGPYTIDQLGQDVINLLDHLNIKKASFCGISMGGLTGQWLAIHKPEYFNHVIVCNTAAKIGQEQAWNERASLVREQGLQPIAATAASRWFTERFIQSQIAVVESLSNDLAAGSAEGYANCCEALAKADLREKLKNISVPVLVIAGLQDPITTVADGQFMVDRIPDSQLAEINASHISNIEQPEAFNDILKTFLNH, from the coding sequence ATGCCAAAATTTACATCCAACGATGCCGAAATCAATTACCAAACATTTGGTGATGAGAATAACCCTGCGATTGTATTTTCAAATTCGCTGGGCACAAAATTTACGATGTGGCAGCCACAAATTGATACCCTACAAAATGATTTCTATGTCATTTGCTATGACACACGTGGTCATGGGCAGTCTTCTGCTCCTCAAGGTCCATATACCATTGACCAACTCGGACAAGATGTAATCAACCTACTTGATCATCTAAATATTAAAAAAGCCAGTTTCTGCGGAATTTCCATGGGTGGTTTAACAGGTCAATGGCTTGCTATTCATAAGCCTGAATATTTTAACCATGTCATTGTATGCAATACCGCAGCAAAAATCGGTCAGGAACAAGCATGGAATGAGCGTGCCTCACTGGTACGCGAACAAGGTTTACAGCCCATTGCAGCAACGGCTGCATCACGCTGGTTTACAGAACGCTTTATCCAAAGCCAAATAGCAGTTGTAGAATCTTTAAGTAACGACTTAGCAGCTGGCAGCGCAGAAGGTTATGCAAATTGTTGTGAGGCTTTGGCTAAGGCTGATTTACGTGAAAAATTAAAGAATATCAGCGTACCTGTTTTAGTAATTGCAGGTCTGCAAGACCCTATAACCACAGTTGCAGATGGTCAGTTTATGGTGGATCGTATTCCAGATAGCCAGCTGGCTGAAATTAATGCCTCACATATTTCAAATATCGAGCAGCCTGAAGCATTTAATGACATTCTGAAAACATTTTTAAATCACTGA
- a CDS encoding SphA family protein: MKKIVSLTLPFIIGFLTTSAHATENGGDSFALGAEGMMAGALPPPGVYLLNYYQNYHAGSFDNGPPNFHADVNALIPRLVWMTKQNYLGGQLGFYAAQPFVDLRLSAAGMSDSNSGLGDLIIGSMLGWHHGSHHWIGAVEGVLDTGKYDSATPAQPLVANIGKNYNTVRPIIAYTYAPQNGLDISTKLSYSFNTENNDTEYKSGEYFAGDYSVGYKLNDHVKVAVEGYAFKQTESDEVNGNKIGMRGQVLAVGPAIQYQDKNWSIEAKYLKETNVENRPEGHTSYLKMVWAF, from the coding sequence ATGAAAAAAATCGTAAGTTTAACGCTTCCTTTCATCATCGGTTTTCTGACCACATCCGCACACGCCACAGAAAATGGCGGTGATTCTTTTGCACTTGGTGCAGAAGGCATGATGGCAGGTGCATTACCACCACCCGGTGTCTATTTACTCAACTACTATCAGAATTACCATGCAGGCAGTTTTGATAATGGTCCACCGAATTTTCATGCCGACGTAAATGCCCTGATTCCACGTTTGGTTTGGATGACCAAGCAAAATTATCTGGGTGGGCAACTCGGTTTCTATGCTGCTCAACCATTTGTGGATTTACGACTTTCGGCAGCAGGAATGTCAGACAGTAACAGTGGCTTAGGTGATTTAATTATCGGCTCAATGCTGGGTTGGCATCATGGAAGCCATCACTGGATCGGTGCTGTCGAAGGTGTTTTAGATACTGGGAAATATGACTCAGCAACACCAGCACAGCCTTTGGTTGCCAATATCGGTAAAAATTACAATACCGTGCGCCCGATCATTGCCTACACCTATGCACCTCAGAATGGTTTAGATATTTCGACCAAACTGTCTTATAGCTTCAACACTGAAAATAATGACACCGAGTATAAGTCTGGAGAATATTTTGCAGGTGATTACAGCGTGGGCTATAAACTCAATGACCATGTCAAAGTTGCTGTCGAAGGCTACGCCTTTAAGCAAACCGAATCAGATGAAGTGAATGGAAATAAAATTGGCATGCGTGGACAGGTTTTAGCCGTTGGTCCTGCAATTCAATATCAGGATAAAAACTGGTCTATCGAAGCAAAATATTTAAAAGAAACCAATGTTGAAAATCGCCCTGAAGGTCATACCAGTTATTTAAAAATGGTTTGGGCTTTTTAA
- the catC gene encoding muconolactone Delta-isomerase, with translation MLFQVKMDVHIPLDMPSDKASEIKAIEKAYSQDLQRQGKWRHIWRITGQYSNISIFDVESNEELHNILQGLPLYPYMDIQVTALNRHPSSIREDDT, from the coding sequence ATGCTTTTCCAGGTCAAAATGGACGTTCATATCCCACTCGATATGCCAAGCGATAAAGCCAGTGAAATTAAAGCCATTGAAAAAGCATATTCTCAGGATCTGCAACGACAAGGGAAATGGCGTCACATCTGGCGCATAACGGGTCAGTATTCCAATATCAGTATTTTTGATGTTGAAAGTAATGAAGAATTACACAATATCCTACAAGGATTACCCCTCTACCCTTATATGGATATTCAGGTGACTGCTTTAAACCGTCACCCGTCTTCTATTCGTGAAGATGATACCTGA
- the catA gene encoding catechol 1,2-dioxygenase, producing MTANNVKIFETEEVQNFINLLSGLEQEGGNPRTKQIIHRVVSDLFKTIEDLNITSDEYWAAIAYLNQLGTSHEAGLLSPGLGFDHFLDMRMDAADAALGIENPTPRTIEGPLYVAGAPVSQGFARMDDGSDPNGHTLILHGTIYNADGQPVPDAQVEIWHANTKGFYSHFDPTGEQTPFNMRRTIMTDAQGHYRVQTILPAGYGCPPDGPTQQLLNQLGRHGNRPAHIHFFVSADGHRKLTTQINVAGDPYTYDDFAYATREGLVVDAIEHTDAAVSQANGVEGPFAEMVFDLKLSRLVDGVDNQVVDRPRLEV from the coding sequence ATGACAGCCAACAATGTTAAAATTTTCGAGACAGAAGAAGTACAAAACTTCATCAATTTGCTCAGTGGACTGGAGCAGGAAGGTGGAAACCCACGCACTAAGCAAATCATTCATCGTGTAGTTTCCGACCTGTTTAAAACTATTGAAGATTTAAACATTACATCTGATGAATACTGGGCTGCGATTGCATATCTAAACCAGCTGGGTACAAGTCATGAAGCCGGCTTACTTTCTCCTGGTTTAGGTTTTGACCATTTCCTTGATATGCGTATGGATGCAGCCGATGCAGCCTTAGGCATTGAGAACCCAACACCCCGCACAATCGAAGGTCCTCTTTATGTCGCGGGTGCACCTGTTTCACAAGGCTTTGCCCGTATGGATGACGGCAGTGATCCAAATGGTCATACCCTCATTCTGCACGGTACAATTTACAACGCAGATGGTCAGCCTGTTCCAGATGCACAAGTTGAAATCTGGCATGCCAATACTAAAGGCTTCTATTCACACTTTGACCCAACTGGCGAACAGACACCGTTCAATATGCGCCGTACCATTATGACAGATGCACAAGGTCATTATCGCGTACAGACGATTCTGCCAGCAGGTTATGGTTGCCCTCCTGATGGTCCAACACAACAGTTGCTCAATCAGTTAGGTCGTCATGGTAATCGCCCAGCACATATTCACTTCTTCGTATCAGCAGATGGTCATCGTAAACTTACCACGCAGATTAATGTTGCTGGCGACCCGTACACTTATGATGACTTTGCTTATGCAACGCGTGAAGGTCTTGTTGTAGATGCGATTGAACATACTGATGCGGCAGTAAGCCAAGCGAATGGTGTTGAAGGTCCTTTTGCTGAAATGGTATTTGACCTTAAGCTGAGCCGTCTGGTTGATGGTGTAGACAACCAAGTAGTAGACCGCCCTCGCCTGGAAGTTTGA
- a CDS encoding 3-oxoacid CoA-transferase subunit A, translating to MIDKSSASLKEALSQIKDGATIMIGGFGTAGQPAELIDGLIELGVKDLVIINNNAGNGDYGLAKLLKAGAVRKIICSFPRQSDSWVFDELYRAGKIELELVPQGNLACRIQAAGMGLGPIYTPTGFGTMLAEGKPTLHYEGKDFVLENPIKADFALIKAHQGDRWGNLVYNKSARNFGPIMAMAADVTIAQVSEVVELGVLDPEHIVTAGIFVQHVVAVGSTDNNAQ from the coding sequence ATGATTGATAAAAGCTCAGCTTCACTGAAAGAAGCACTTTCCCAGATCAAAGATGGTGCGACCATCATGATTGGTGGATTTGGCACAGCAGGACAACCCGCTGAACTGATTGATGGCTTGATCGAACTGGGTGTGAAAGACCTTGTCATTATCAATAACAACGCAGGCAATGGCGATTACGGCTTAGCTAAACTTCTAAAAGCAGGTGCTGTGCGTAAAATCATTTGTTCATTCCCACGTCAGTCAGACTCCTGGGTCTTTGATGAACTGTATCGCGCCGGAAAAATTGAACTCGAACTTGTTCCACAAGGCAACTTAGCTTGTCGTATCCAGGCTGCAGGCATGGGCTTAGGACCAATCTACACCCCAACAGGTTTTGGAACGATGCTTGCTGAAGGCAAACCGACCTTACATTATGAAGGCAAAGACTTCGTTTTAGAAAATCCAATCAAAGCTGATTTTGCTTTAATCAAAGCACATCAAGGCGACCGTTGGGGCAATTTAGTCTATAACAAATCTGCACGTAACTTTGGTCCAATCATGGCGATGGCTGCCGATGTGACGATTGCACAAGTCTCGGAAGTAGTTGAGTTGGGTGTGCTTGATCCTGAACATATTGTGACTGCAGGAATTTTCGTTCAACACGTTGTTGCTGTCGGCTCTACTGACAATAACGCACAGTAA